The Stratiformator vulcanicus genome has a segment encoding these proteins:
- the rfaE2 gene encoding D-glycero-beta-D-manno-heptose 1-phosphate adenylyltransferase: protein MTRDLISLIEGIGSPRILVVGDVILDQYVWGDAERISQEAPVLLLREESRESRLGGAANVAHMLRGLDAHVTLAGIVGADEEGNSVRTELDRLNVDHAPLIGDSGRPTTVKQRFLGRAQQRHPHQILRVDRESRENASQKISDQIVRSINSYLSQVDLVLISDYGKGVCTPRIVRTIIEQCRKRSLPVIVDPSSSGRCDDFRDATALTPNRLETSRAAGTPIRSAEDAFAAGRTLVAGLGLDYIFVTLDSDGIAVVTADGAAELHPTRRRKVYDITGAGDMVLATIGLAAAAGLGPHDLARLANVAGGLEVEQVGCVPVGREEIIEDVRRANSRTGGGYVAESLDELCSLIEQDRSHGKRVVFTNGCFDLMHAGHVSYLEEAAAKGDRLVVGLNSDASVRSLGKGADRPLVEQQQRARMLAALKSVDYVVLFDESTPHSLIEAIRPDVLVKGGTYRPDEIVGREIVDAYGGEVCPLGLVPGLSTTALVEKIRNTPSSTDTGSNEAPSERRAA, encoded by the coding sequence ATGACGCGTGATTTGATCAGCCTGATCGAAGGCATTGGCTCGCCGCGCATTCTCGTCGTCGGCGACGTGATTCTCGACCAATACGTCTGGGGCGACGCCGAACGCATCAGCCAGGAGGCGCCGGTCCTGCTGCTCCGCGAGGAGTCGCGAGAGTCACGGCTCGGCGGTGCGGCCAACGTGGCCCACATGCTGCGTGGACTCGACGCCCACGTCACTCTCGCGGGAATCGTCGGAGCCGATGAAGAAGGCAATTCCGTCCGGACGGAGCTTGATCGCCTGAATGTCGACCACGCCCCGCTGATCGGTGATTCCGGTCGCCCGACCACGGTGAAACAGCGATTCCTCGGTCGTGCCCAGCAACGCCATCCGCACCAAATATTGCGAGTCGATCGCGAGTCGCGCGAAAATGCCTCGCAGAAGATTTCCGACCAAATCGTCCGCTCGATCAACAGTTACCTCTCGCAAGTCGACCTCGTCCTTATCTCTGACTACGGCAAAGGGGTTTGCACGCCGCGGATCGTGAGAACGATTATCGAGCAGTGCCGCAAACGTTCGCTGCCGGTGATCGTCGACCCGTCGTCATCCGGCCGCTGTGACGACTTCCGCGATGCGACCGCCCTCACCCCGAATCGACTGGAAACAAGTCGAGCGGCCGGAACGCCGATCCGGTCCGCAGAAGACGCCTTCGCCGCCGGCCGCACGCTCGTGGCGGGCCTCGGTCTCGACTACATCTTCGTCACTCTCGACAGCGACGGAATCGCCGTCGTCACCGCCGACGGTGCGGCCGAACTGCACCCGACGCGTCGCCGAAAGGTCTACGACATCACCGGAGCGGGCGACATGGTCCTCGCCACGATCGGCCTCGCCGCAGCCGCGGGGCTCGGCCCACACGACTTGGCTCGCCTGGCCAACGTGGCCGGCGGGCTCGAAGTCGAACAGGTCGGCTGTGTTCCGGTGGGGCGGGAAGAGATTATTGAGGATGTTCGCCGAGCCAACTCCAGAACAGGCGGCGGCTATGTCGCTGAATCCCTTGATGAACTGTGTAGTTTGATCGAACAGGATCGCAGCCACGGAAAGCGAGTCGTTTTCACGAACGGCTGCTTCGACCTGATGCATGCCGGTCACGTGTCCTATCTGGAAGAAGCCGCCGCGAAGGGAGACCGCTTGGTCGTCGGACTCAACAGCGACGCCAGCGTTCGCTCTCTCGGAAAAGGCGCAGACCGCCCACTTGTGGAACAGCAGCAGCGGGCCCGAATGCTCGCTGCCCTCAAATCAGTTGATTACGTCGTCCTATTCGACGAGTCGACGCCGCACAGTTTAATCGAAGCCATACGGCCGGACGTGTTGGTCAAAGGCGGTACCTATCGACCGGACGAAATCGTCGGCCGAGAGATCGTCGACGCTTATGGCGGCGAGGTCTGCCCACTCGGACTTGTGCCCGGCCTGTCGACAACGGCGCTCGTCGAGAAAATTCGCAACACGCCCTCCTCCACTGACACCGGTTCAAACGAAGCTCCTTCCGAGCGACGCGCGGCATGA
- the nrdR gene encoding transcriptional regulator NrdR, translating into MMCPFCHHDETKVIDSRGSQDNAIRRRRECLKCVRRFTTYEKVERTPLRLIKKDGSRVPFEREKIRRGIERACYKRPISQDQIDEVVAAVEADVVEMFDREVPSQFVGERVFEALRSLDHVAFVRFASVYREFKDAADFVEELTPILRGAR; encoded by the coding sequence ATGATGTGTCCGTTTTGTCACCATGACGAAACTAAGGTGATCGACTCGCGCGGCAGCCAGGACAACGCAATCCGCCGTCGGCGAGAGTGCTTGAAATGTGTGCGGCGCTTCACGACCTATGAAAAGGTTGAGCGAACACCTCTTCGCCTTATCAAGAAAGACGGTTCCCGAGTGCCCTTCGAGCGGGAAAAAATCCGCCGCGGCATCGAGCGAGCCTGCTACAAACGCCCGATTTCGCAAGATCAAATCGATGAAGTCGTTGCAGCCGTTGAAGCCGATGTCGTCGAGATGTTCGACCGCGAGGTACCTTCGCAGTTTGTCGGCGAGCGTGTCTTTGAAGCGCTCCGCAGCCTCGATCACGTGGCCTTCGTCCGGTTCGCGTCGGTTTACCGCGAGTTCAAGGACGCTGCCGACTTCGTCGAGGAATTGACACCGATTCTTCGCGGCGCGAGGTAG
- a CDS encoding small basic protein — MSIDKSLRRKGRLVRARNVLKREERIEFLKKQDRWTDESSPIGLPKVRIPKTVVGKKKKKKTTEDEDKKEGKKK; from the coding sequence ATGTCAATTGATAAAAGCCTCCGTCGAAAAGGACGCCTCGTTCGGGCTCGAAATGTGTTGAAACGCGAAGAGCGGATCGAGTTTTTGAAGAAGCAGGATCGCTGGACGGATGAGTCCAGCCCGATCGGCCTGCCCAAAGTTCGAATTCCGAAGACGGTTGTGGGGAAAAAGAAAAAGAAAAAGACGACGGAAGACGAAGATAAGAAGGAAGGGAAGAAAAAGTAG
- a CDS encoding GH3 auxin-responsive promoter family protein, translated as MSLQGSLRNAVGSVPRKIARDAADRYLANAVDSQLAQQRTLRRVVALNAGSDLSRDLRLDELRTVDELKSRPVSSFDAFQPYVRRVLQGELGAMLGPKNQLLMFSQSSGTTADSKFIPVTKPFITDYRAGWQIWGIRALDSYPAISLGSILQLSSDHDRFRSEGGIPCGNISGLVAKLQNPLVRTMYCVPRIVAKIRDPELKTYVTLRLALADSNVRLVATANPSTLIQLAKAADRNAERLIRDIYDGTCWGAAALPSAVGRRLAWRMSRPDTARARKLEAIFRATDGLAPKYIWPQLQLVGVWTGGCAGMYLPELRELYGPLPIRDHGLHASEGRMTIPLDDNRSDGLLDVGSHVFEFIPEREYESEQPTTLQPHELEVGQDYYILLTTASGLTRYDICDVVRCTGFLGTTPLLEFRHKGAHISNITGEKLTESQAVEAVGHASRRLGIDVGQFSIAPAWGDPPGYRLVLEGGTAVEKTLPIAVDTALQRLNTEYRDKRQSGRLTTLQAETLPPGTWRRFARRRQDDTGASVEQYKHPFLSPDFRFIERIRASAAGALAIDPEFPRPHVGPAEVSA; from the coding sequence ATGTCGCTCCAAGGTTCGCTTCGTAACGCCGTCGGTTCGGTACCGCGCAAGATCGCCCGCGACGCCGCCGACCGCTATCTGGCGAACGCGGTTGACTCTCAGCTCGCGCAGCAACGAACCTTGCGCCGAGTTGTCGCGCTCAATGCCGGCAGCGACCTTTCCCGTGATCTGCGACTGGATGAACTGCGGACGGTCGACGAACTGAAATCGCGACCGGTCTCATCGTTTGATGCCTTCCAGCCCTATGTGCGACGGGTACTTCAGGGCGAACTGGGGGCCATGCTGGGGCCGAAGAATCAGTTGCTGATGTTCTCCCAAAGCAGCGGGACGACGGCCGATTCGAAGTTCATCCCGGTGACCAAACCTTTTATCACCGACTATCGGGCCGGCTGGCAGATTTGGGGCATTCGAGCACTCGACTCGTATCCGGCGATTTCGCTCGGTTCGATCCTTCAACTCTCCAGCGACCACGATCGCTTTCGAAGTGAAGGCGGGATCCCCTGCGGCAACATCAGCGGGCTGGTCGCGAAGCTGCAAAATCCGCTCGTGCGGACGATGTACTGCGTGCCGAGAATCGTCGCGAAGATCCGTGATCCGGAATTGAAGACGTACGTCACGCTGCGACTGGCTTTGGCTGACTCGAATGTGCGGCTCGTCGCGACCGCGAATCCCAGCACGCTGATCCAACTCGCCAAGGCAGCCGATCGTAATGCGGAGCGTTTGATTCGTGACATTTATGACGGGACCTGCTGGGGCGCCGCCGCTCTTCCGTCCGCGGTTGGTCGTCGGCTCGCATGGCGGATGTCGCGGCCCGACACCGCTCGAGCCCGAAAGCTGGAAGCCATCTTTCGAGCGACCGACGGCCTGGCCCCGAAGTACATCTGGCCTCAACTGCAGTTGGTCGGCGTGTGGACCGGCGGATGTGCGGGGATGTATTTGCCGGAACTTCGAGAGCTCTACGGGCCGTTGCCGATCCGCGATCATGGTCTGCACGCCAGCGAGGGGCGGATGACCATCCCCCTCGACGACAACCGGTCTGACGGCCTGCTCGACGTCGGCAGCCACGTCTTCGAGTTCATTCCTGAGCGGGAATATGAAAGCGAGCAACCGACAACGCTTCAGCCGCACGAATTGGAAGTCGGGCAGGACTACTACATCCTGCTGACGACTGCGTCTGGATTGACTCGCTACGATATCTGCGATGTGGTTCGTTGCACCGGGTTTTTGGGGACCACTCCGCTCTTGGAGTTTCGCCACAAAGGGGCCCATATCTCAAACATCACAGGAGAGAAGCTGACGGAGTCACAGGCTGTCGAGGCGGTCGGCCACGCATCGCGACGGTTGGGGATCGATGTCGGTCAATTTTCGATCGCTCCCGCTTGGGGTGACCCGCCCGGGTACCGATTGGTGCTCGAGGGTGGTACGGCGGTCGAGAAAACGCTGCCGATCGCCGTCGACACCGCGTTGCAGCGGTTGAATACGGAGTATCGCGACAAGCGGCAATCGGGCCGGCTGACCACGCTGCAGGCAGAGACGCTTCCGCCGGGAACGTGGCGACGATTCGCACGACGTCGACAGGACGACACCGGCGCGAGCGTCGAGCAGTACAAGCATCCTTTTCTCTCGCCTGACTTCCGGTTTATCGAGCGCATCCGTGCCTCCGCAGCCGGGGCATTGGCTATCGATCCAGAGTTTCCGCGTCCGCATGTCGGCCCTGCCGAAGTCTCTGCCTGA
- a CDS encoding alpha-2-macroglobulin family protein: MTAIRRVLFSLTAIALLGVGAIALVAAEPKAADSLATARKLMKDGNYKEAFEKYRTGILDSDSGGAELGQDVAKAVQCLNQLNRQAEIDEFREAVAEKHAEHPLVLKSVAETYLNQIHYGYLIGDEFHRGYQDARGEWVNATDRDRVRALQLLMQAVDQVKSIPNDEQRADVYRALAQGLLQGRGYNMAWQLQELTELSELPDFERNRSPRYGWRQNNNPGAPVDADGKPIYYHLPDSFEAAKNDGERWRWALNKQKEALPSRANEVDLSFAAFLRSQFGVPTIRSWQGFERLIAQSDAAAEADDNGGNDPAANPYALHTLSDDETIAKLASGVKRFTLPDEFNFMKIYQRVAATQQASAIGGMTGLAEAYTDRRQFPKAAEQWRATIDRFGKGHNDYRQKKLEQIVSNWVMFENVRVQAAGEPSTVDLRFRNGEKIKLKAERIDLEKLITDLKSHLKSNPRQVDYQKINLSNLGYRIVREGQKKYLTGTVAEWDVELSPRPDHVDTRTTIETPLKDGGAYLLSGTMENGNTSRIIIWVTDTAIVRKQLDNEILYYVADARAGEPVSGANVEYFGWRSNRRNGGRLETLTDNFAARTDEAGQVVLGKNKLKERYQYATFVRTEDGRFGMLGFQGVWYGRSYQQKYEQNKAYLITDRPIYRPEQKVKFKFWVRRADYTLSEDANQFAGQQFTVRMNDPRGEKVLEKTMTADEYGGFEGDWEVPDDAALGQYNFWIVNRGDVSGGGQFRIEEYKKPEFEVTVDAPDEPVALGETIEATIKANYYFGAPVTHATVHYKVTRKEHDTVWYPPTPWDWFYGNGYWWFSPEYDWYPGFGRWGCRAPLPPWHWAPQNPPELVLENEVEIGEDGTVKVEIDTELAKVLFGDSDHEYEITAEVTDQSRRTIVGTGSVLAPAEPFKVFAWVDRGFYRAGDTVKAHFKAQTPDRKPVEGQGELTLLSVAYDDEGNPTETPIETWQLNTDAQGEASQQLTAAEPGQYRLKYVVTDDEGHAQEGGYLLNVLGREGEPDDFRYNALELIVEQKTYQPGDTAKLLITTDRPGATVLVFPRPTNGVYSKPEVLKLTGKRTVYEMKMGTQDMPNSFVEVMTVGDGEVHTVAKELFVPPQKRVLDVSIEPSSESYRPGEDAEVTVTVKGPDGNPVTGSLAATIFDKSVEYISGGPNVGDIKEHFWKWRRNHNPSTYDNLSQWFSQVLKNNEESLQYLGTFGYIAMEESKDAEDQIGQRENERSGVNKNRRKLLGGLGGGGAFGEADRAGAPTSMAVAADGLAGESRSLESNFRKDEKQQAGGQAGPKVEPTVRTKFADTAYWNGGLELDGEGRAKIKLTMPENLTGWKIRTWAVAPGTRVGEATSEVVTRKNLLVRLQAPRFFTETDEVVLSANVHNYLATAKQAEVVLELGGRSLALLDGDQISRTVTVPADGEVRVDWRVKAVYPGEAVVTMKALTDEESDAMQMKFPVQEHGIERQESYTGIMLDGVNSEAVNFSIPAQRRPEDSRVVLQYSPSLASAMVDALPYLADYPYGCTEQTLNRFLPTVITQSILLEMDIDLEEVRKKQTNLNPGELGDPQERAAQWARMRRHDKKLKNPVWDRGEVDNMVTAGVTRLTNMQDESGGWGWFSGFRGTANPHITALVVHGLQIARENDVAIVPGVLEKGVDWLKRHQQEQIKKLQNAEKDPKVKPYKLKADNLDAFVHMVLVDAGVRNEVMATYLYRDRLDLSGYSLAMYAISLHETDSSERLAMVRRNLEQYLVVDDENDTAYLRLGNSGWWWYWYGSEIEANAYYLKLLSRLEPNGDVAPKLVKYLLNNRKHATYWNSTRDSAIAIEALGEYLRASGETSPDMTIEVFYDGNKEKEVRVTGSNLFTYDAGFEIFGDAVTTGDHTIELRRKGEGPLYWNAYVINFDKRDFIPEAGLEIKVERIVKKLIPKDATDTARTTTGSSVEQRVEAYDREPLDVGATLESGDLVEIELIVESKNDYEYILIEDMKAAGFEPVDVRSGYTGNSLGAYQEMRDEKVAFFIERLPRGTNSLKYRLRAEIPGDYSALPAIGSAMYAPELKANSNEWKGTIVDAN, encoded by the coding sequence ATGACCGCCATCCGACGCGTCCTGTTCAGTTTGACGGCCATTGCACTGCTCGGTGTCGGCGCAATCGCACTTGTCGCAGCCGAGCCGAAAGCCGCGGATTCGCTCGCGACCGCCAGGAAATTGATGAAAGACGGCAATTACAAAGAAGCCTTTGAGAAATATCGCACCGGTATTCTCGACTCTGATTCTGGCGGAGCGGAGCTCGGGCAGGATGTCGCAAAGGCCGTTCAGTGCTTGAATCAGCTCAATCGGCAAGCCGAGATCGATGAGTTTCGCGAGGCCGTTGCTGAGAAACACGCCGAGCATCCGCTCGTCCTCAAGTCGGTCGCCGAAACGTATCTCAATCAGATTCACTACGGGTATCTCATCGGTGACGAATTCCACCGCGGCTATCAGGATGCCCGCGGCGAGTGGGTCAACGCGACCGATCGAGATCGCGTTCGGGCCCTGCAACTGCTAATGCAGGCGGTCGACCAAGTGAAGTCGATCCCCAACGACGAGCAGCGTGCCGACGTTTACCGCGCTCTCGCGCAGGGTCTTCTGCAGGGCCGTGGGTACAACATGGCGTGGCAACTGCAGGAGTTGACCGAACTCTCCGAACTGCCCGACTTCGAACGCAATCGATCGCCACGCTACGGATGGCGGCAGAATAATAATCCCGGCGCTCCGGTCGATGCGGATGGAAAGCCGATCTACTACCACCTGCCGGATTCGTTTGAAGCGGCGAAGAACGACGGCGAGCGCTGGCGCTGGGCGTTGAACAAGCAGAAAGAGGCGTTGCCGAGTCGGGCGAATGAAGTCGATCTGTCGTTCGCGGCGTTCCTGCGATCGCAGTTCGGCGTCCCCACGATCCGCTCATGGCAGGGTTTTGAGCGGTTGATCGCCCAGTCGGATGCCGCAGCCGAGGCAGACGATAACGGCGGAAATGACCCGGCCGCTAATCCTTACGCGCTGCACACGCTGTCCGACGACGAAACGATCGCCAAGTTGGCCAGCGGTGTGAAGCGGTTCACACTGCCCGATGAATTCAACTTTATGAAAATCTACCAACGCGTCGCCGCCACGCAGCAGGCGAGTGCGATCGGTGGAATGACCGGATTGGCCGAGGCCTATACGGACCGACGGCAATTTCCGAAAGCTGCCGAACAGTGGCGGGCCACGATCGACCGCTTCGGTAAGGGCCACAACGATTATCGGCAAAAAAAGCTGGAGCAGATCGTCAGCAATTGGGTGATGTTCGAAAACGTTCGCGTGCAGGCCGCGGGCGAACCGTCGACCGTCGATCTTCGCTTCCGCAACGGCGAGAAAATTAAACTGAAAGCCGAGCGAATCGATCTTGAAAAGCTGATCACCGATCTTAAATCACACTTAAAAAGTAACCCCCGGCAGGTCGACTATCAAAAAATCAATCTCAGCAACCTCGGTTACCGCATCGTCCGCGAAGGGCAGAAGAAGTATCTCACCGGCACCGTCGCCGAATGGGACGTCGAACTCTCCCCCCGGCCCGATCACGTCGATACGCGAACGACGATCGAGACGCCGCTCAAAGATGGTGGAGCCTATTTGCTCTCGGGCACCATGGAGAATGGCAATACCTCTCGAATCATCATTTGGGTTACCGATACGGCGATCGTTCGCAAGCAGCTCGACAACGAAATTCTGTACTACGTCGCCGACGCGAGAGCCGGAGAGCCGGTCAGCGGGGCCAACGTCGAGTACTTCGGCTGGCGAAGTAATCGTCGCAACGGCGGTCGACTGGAGACCCTGACCGATAATTTTGCGGCGCGCACCGACGAAGCGGGGCAGGTCGTCCTCGGCAAGAATAAGCTTAAAGAGCGTTATCAATACGCGACCTTCGTCCGAACGGAAGACGGCCGCTTCGGGATGCTCGGCTTTCAGGGTGTGTGGTACGGCCGGTCTTATCAGCAGAAGTATGAGCAGAACAAAGCATACTTAATCACAGACCGGCCGATTTATCGCCCCGAACAAAAAGTGAAATTCAAGTTCTGGGTTCGGCGAGCAGATTACACACTCAGCGAAGATGCCAATCAATTTGCCGGGCAGCAGTTCACCGTGAGGATGAACGACCCGCGTGGCGAGAAGGTCCTCGAAAAAACGATGACCGCCGATGAGTACGGCGGTTTCGAAGGCGATTGGGAAGTTCCCGACGACGCGGCACTCGGCCAATACAATTTCTGGATCGTTAATCGCGGCGACGTGTCCGGCGGCGGGCAATTCCGAATTGAAGAATATAAGAAACCTGAATTCGAGGTGACGGTCGACGCCCCCGACGAGCCGGTCGCGCTCGGTGAGACGATCGAGGCGACCATTAAAGCCAATTACTACTTCGGCGCACCGGTGACTCACGCGACCGTGCACTACAAGGTGACGCGGAAAGAACACGATACCGTCTGGTATCCGCCGACTCCGTGGGACTGGTTCTACGGTAACGGTTATTGGTGGTTCTCGCCCGAGTACGACTGGTATCCGGGATTCGGTCGCTGGGGCTGCCGTGCCCCACTGCCGCCGTGGCACTGGGCCCCGCAGAATCCGCCGGAATTGGTCCTCGAGAATGAGGTCGAAATCGGCGAAGACGGTACCGTCAAAGTCGAGATCGACACCGAACTGGCCAAAGTATTGTTTGGCGATTCCGATCACGAATATGAGATTACGGCCGAAGTCACCGATCAGTCCCGTCGCACGATTGTCGGCACCGGGAGCGTGCTGGCACCCGCGGAACCTTTCAAGGTCTTCGCCTGGGTCGATCGCGGATTCTATCGAGCGGGTGATACCGTCAAAGCTCACTTCAAGGCCCAGACCCCGGACCGCAAACCGGTGGAAGGACAGGGGGAACTGACGCTCCTCTCAGTCGCCTATGACGATGAGGGAAACCCCACTGAAACGCCGATTGAGACGTGGCAACTCAATACCGATGCGCAGGGCGAAGCCTCGCAACAATTGACTGCTGCCGAGCCGGGGCAATATCGACTTAAGTACGTCGTCACAGACGATGAGGGACACGCACAGGAAGGCGGATACCTCTTAAATGTTCTCGGACGGGAAGGCGAACCGGATGATTTCCGTTACAACGCGTTGGAACTGATCGTCGAGCAGAAAACCTATCAACCGGGCGATACGGCGAAACTTTTAATCACGACCGATCGCCCCGGTGCGACGGTCCTCGTCTTTCCGCGACCGACGAACGGCGTGTATTCGAAGCCGGAAGTCCTCAAACTGACCGGCAAGCGGACTGTCTATGAGATGAAGATGGGCACGCAGGATATGCCGAACAGCTTCGTTGAAGTCATGACGGTCGGCGATGGCGAAGTTCACACGGTGGCAAAAGAATTGTTCGTGCCGCCACAGAAGCGGGTGCTTGACGTCTCGATCGAACCGTCGTCTGAGAGCTATCGCCCCGGCGAAGACGCTGAAGTGACAGTCACGGTCAAAGGCCCTGACGGCAACCCGGTGACCGGATCGCTCGCCGCGACGATCTTCGACAAGAGCGTCGAGTACATCTCCGGCGGCCCGAACGTGGGAGATATTAAAGAGCACTTCTGGAAGTGGCGGCGCAATCACAATCCTTCCACTTACGACAACCTCAGCCAATGGTTCTCGCAGGTTCTTAAAAATAATGAAGAAAGCCTGCAGTATCTCGGCACCTTCGGCTACATCGCGATGGAGGAGTCAAAGGACGCGGAAGATCAAATCGGCCAGCGCGAAAATGAACGCTCAGGGGTCAACAAGAATCGTCGCAAACTTCTCGGCGGGCTCGGAGGCGGAGGCGCGTTTGGCGAGGCGGATCGAGCCGGCGCACCGACGAGCATGGCAGTCGCAGCCGACGGGCTTGCTGGTGAATCAAGGTCACTGGAATCTAATTTCCGAAAAGACGAAAAGCAGCAAGCTGGCGGTCAGGCCGGGCCGAAGGTTGAGCCGACCGTGCGAACCAAATTCGCCGACACCGCCTACTGGAACGGCGGCTTGGAGTTAGACGGCGAGGGCCGGGCCAAAATTAAGCTCACGATGCCGGAGAATCTGACCGGTTGGAAGATTCGAACATGGGCCGTGGCCCCCGGCACACGCGTGGGTGAGGCAACCTCCGAAGTCGTCACGCGGAAGAATCTGCTCGTCCGCCTGCAGGCACCGCGGTTCTTCACCGAAACCGACGAGGTCGTCCTCTCGGCGAACGTTCACAATTACCTCGCAACAGCGAAGCAAGCCGAGGTGGTTCTGGAACTGGGCGGTCGAAGCCTGGCTTTATTAGACGGCGATCAAATCTCTCGCACGGTGACGGTTCCCGCCGACGGCGAAGTGCGGGTCGACTGGCGGGTGAAGGCCGTCTATCCGGGCGAAGCGGTCGTCACGATGAAGGCGCTGACCGACGAAGAGTCGGACGCGATGCAGATGAAGTTCCCCGTGCAGGAACACGGCATCGAGCGTCAGGAATCTTACACGGGTATCATGCTCGATGGCGTGAATTCGGAAGCGGTGAACTTCTCGATTCCCGCGCAGCGTCGACCCGAAGACAGTCGCGTCGTGCTGCAATACAGCCCGTCGCTGGCTTCGGCGATGGTCGATGCGTTGCCCTACCTCGCCGACTATCCTTATGGCTGCACCGAGCAGACGCTCAACCGTTTCCTGCCGACCGTCATTACTCAGAGCATCCTGCTGGAGATGGACATTGACCTGGAAGAGGTTCGCAAAAAGCAAACGAACCTCAATCCCGGCGAACTTGGTGACCCGCAGGAGCGGGCAGCGCAGTGGGCGCGAATGCGGCGGCACGATAAGAAGTTAAAAAATCCAGTCTGGGACCGAGGCGAAGTCGACAACATGGTAACCGCCGGAGTCACCCGGCTGACGAACATGCAGGACGAATCCGGCGGCTGGGGTTGGTTCTCCGGCTTCCGCGGCACGGCAAACCCGCACATCACGGCACTCGTCGTGCACGGCTTGCAGATCGCCCGCGAGAACGACGTCGCCATCGTGCCGGGTGTCTTGGAGAAAGGTGTCGACTGGCTCAAACGACATCAGCAGGAGCAGATAAAGAAGCTGCAGAACGCCGAAAAAGATCCGAAGGTCAAACCATATAAATTGAAGGCCGACAACCTTGACGCGTTCGTGCATATGGTTTTGGTCGATGCGGGCGTGCGGAATGAAGTGATGGCGACCTATCTCTATCGCGACCGACTCGACCTCTCCGGCTATTCCCTCGCGATGTACGCGATCTCCCTGCATGAGACCGACTCATCGGAACGGCTGGCAATGGTCCGGCGTAACCTGGAGCAGTATCTCGTCGTGGATGATGAGAACGACACGGCCTATCTTCGCCTCGGCAACTCCGGCTGGTGGTGGTACTGGTACGGCAGTGAAATTGAAGCGAATGCTTACTACCTGAAGCTGCTGTCGCGTCTGGAGCCGAACGGCGACGTCGCTCCCAAGTTGGTCAAGTACTTGCTCAATAATCGCAAGCACGCGACCTATTGGAACAGTACACGCGACAGTGCGATCGCGATCGAAGCTCTCGGCGAATACCTCCGCGCCAGCGGCGAGACTTCGCCTGATATGACCATCGAGGTGTTCTACGACGGAAATAAAGAAAAGGAAGTCCGCGTTACCGGATCGAACCTCTTTACTTACGATGCCGGTTTCGAAATCTTCGGCGATGCCGTCACCACCGGTGATCACACGATCGAACTCCGCCGCAAGGGCGAAGGACCGCTCTACTGGAATGCCTATGTGATTAACTTTGATAAGCGCGACTTCATTCCCGAAGCCGGGTTGGAAATCAAGGTCGAGCGGATCGTTAAGAAATTGATTCCGAAAGACGCCACCGACACGGCCCGCACAACGACCGGGTCATCGGTCGAGCAACGGGTAGAGGCCTATGACCGCGAACCTCTTGACGTGGGGGCGACCCTCGAAAGCGGCGATCTCGTGGAGATCGAACTCATCGTCGAATCGAAGAACGATTACGAGTACATCTTGATCGAAGATATGA